A window of Mucilaginibacter paludis DSM 18603 contains these coding sequences:
- a CDS encoding DUF4184 family protein gives MPLTFSHPAIVLPLSYLPKRWVSLTGLVAGRVAPDFEYFFRMKVYSIYSHTWLGLLWFDVPVAMMLAFVYHNTVKAAFIANLPRELYHRFAGYAAFNWSRYAKQNLPVVVLSILIGGTSHLLWDSFTHVTGYFVEYFNMASPVKILFFQIPLYKAVQHLSTLVGGAIIIAAICKLPLQASTKQHPQNCHYWPIVGISIFIILSLRVVLGLPVHKYWNILVTAISGALLGIVLASATTGLKTAAAAGNPPSGVL, from the coding sequence ATGCCCTTAACTTTTTCACATCCGGCAATAGTTTTACCGCTAAGTTATTTACCTAAACGCTGGGTTTCGTTAACGGGTTTAGTAGCTGGACGTGTTGCACCTGATTTTGAGTACTTTTTCCGGATGAAAGTATACAGCATCTACAGCCATACCTGGTTGGGTTTGCTTTGGTTTGATGTGCCTGTTGCTATGATGTTGGCCTTTGTTTACCATAATACGGTTAAGGCTGCGTTTATAGCTAATTTACCGAGGGAATTATATCATCGCTTTGCCGGGTACGCTGCTTTTAACTGGAGCCGGTATGCTAAGCAAAATTTACCTGTTGTAGTTTTATCTATACTAATTGGCGGTACATCACATTTATTATGGGATAGCTTTACCCACGTCACGGGGTATTTTGTTGAGTATTTTAATATGGCATCGCCAGTCAAAATACTATTTTTTCAAATACCACTATACAAAGCTGTTCAGCATTTAAGTACGTTGGTTGGTGGGGCAATTATTATTGCGGCTATCTGTAAATTGCCTTTGCAGGCCTCAACTAAGCAGCATCCCCAAAACTGTCACTACTGGCCAATCGTAGGCATCAGCATTTTTATCATATTATCGTTGAGGGTAGTTTTGGGATTACCGGTTCATAAATATTGGAATATATTGGTAACAGCCATCTCAGGCGCCCTTTTAGGTATTGTTTTAGCTTCAGCCACCACAGGTCTGAAAACTGCTGCTGCGGCCGGTAATCCACCATCTGGTGTCTTGTAA
- a CDS encoding SDR family oxidoreductase — MSLKNKVVMITGASSGIGKAMAEEFARRGANLVLGARQYVTLCEIGQGLEKQYNIKAVAVRCDVAHEDDCKALVKQAITTFGHIDILVNNAGISMRALLKDVDLDVLKTLMDVNFWGTVYCTKHALPYIINTKGSIVGVSSIAGYKGLPGRTGYSASKFAMNGFLDALRVETLKTGVHVMTACPGFTASNIRNTALAKDGSQQGESSMDEGKMMTAEEVAKLIVNGVESRKRTIIMTLQGKLTVFLSKFLPAFLDKMVYNVFTKEKDPLLK; from the coding sequence ATGAGCTTAAAAAATAAGGTAGTTATGATAACCGGCGCCTCATCCGGGATAGGCAAGGCCATGGCCGAAGAGTTTGCCCGCCGCGGTGCTAACCTGGTATTGGGTGCAAGGCAGTATGTTACCCTGTGCGAAATAGGGCAGGGGCTCGAAAAGCAATACAATATTAAAGCCGTTGCCGTAAGGTGCGATGTAGCCCACGAAGATGATTGTAAAGCGTTGGTTAAACAAGCTATAACAACATTTGGCCATATTGATATTTTAGTTAATAATGCAGGTATATCTATGCGGGCGCTGTTAAAAGATGTGGACCTTGATGTACTGAAAACCTTAATGGACGTTAACTTTTGGGGAACGGTTTATTGTACCAAACACGCGCTGCCTTACATCATCAATACCAAAGGCAGTATTGTAGGTGTATCTTCCATTGCCGGTTACAAAGGTTTGCCCGGCCGCACCGGTTATTCGGCTTCTAAATTTGCGATGAACGGTTTTCTGGATGCGCTCCGCGTGGAAACACTTAAAACCGGCGTACATGTGATGACGGCCTGCCCCGGGTTTACGGCATCCAATATTCGTAATACGGCCTTAGCCAAAGATGGCAGCCAGCAAGGCGAAAGCAGCATGGACGAAGGCAAGATGATGACTGCCGAAGAAGTAGCCAAACTGATTGTAAACGGCGTGGAGAGCCGCAAGCGCACCATCATCATGACTTTGCAAGGTAAGCTCACCGTTTTTTTGAGTAAGTTTTTGCCTGCGTTTTTAGATAAGATGGTTTACAACGTATTTACTAAAGAGAAAGACCCCTTGTTGAAATAA
- a CDS encoding type II toxin-antitoxin system RelE family toxin, which yields MRINDYRVIYSIQDHELIIHILKAGHRKDVYK from the coding sequence ATACGTATTAACGACTACAGGGTTATTTACAGCATTCAGGATCATGAATTGATTATTCATATCTTAAAAGCAGGCCATCGCAAAGACGTTTACAAATAG
- a CDS encoding sulfate adenylyltransferase subunit 1 encodes MDILKFLTAGSVDDGKSTLIGRLLYDSESILVDQLEALQRSNRKNDDGTIDLAILTDGLKAEREQGITIDVAYKYFQTEKRKFIIADTPGHIQYTRNMVTGASNADLAIILIDARKGVIEQTIRHSYLVSLLALQHVVVAVNKMDMVDYDEAVFNKIVDDYRAMAAKLNLGEVTYIPVSALKGDNIVYKSDRINWYDGKSLLDHLETVSIAVDDSADHARMPVQWVVRPQTEELHDYRGYAGRILSGSFHVNDKITVLPSGFSSSISKIEIFDQQPSEASAGQSVTLHLKDEIDISRGDTLVNAEHHPKVSQLIEADLCWMDTKPMDTSLTYLVQHNSKTTRCRIYEVLYKVNINTLEQVAADSFNLNDIGRIVIKTAEALAFDPYQENKANGGAIIIDSRTNLTVGALMFRNIAD; translated from the coding sequence ATGGATATTCTAAAATTTTTAACAGCCGGTAGTGTTGATGATGGTAAAAGCACCCTGATTGGGCGCTTGTTGTACGACAGCGAATCTATTTTGGTTGACCAACTGGAGGCTTTACAACGATCAAACCGTAAAAACGACGATGGCACCATTGACCTGGCCATTTTAACCGATGGCCTGAAAGCCGAGCGCGAGCAGGGCATCACCATTGATGTAGCCTATAAATATTTCCAGACGGAAAAGCGCAAATTTATTATTGCCGATACGCCGGGGCATATCCAATATACCCGTAACATGGTTACAGGTGCATCAAACGCCGATTTGGCCATTATATTGATTGATGCCCGCAAAGGTGTTATTGAGCAAACTATACGCCACTCGTACCTGGTATCGTTACTGGCGCTGCAACATGTGGTAGTTGCCGTTAACAAAATGGATATGGTGGATTATGACGAGGCTGTTTTTAACAAAATTGTTGATGATTACCGGGCCATGGCTGCTAAGCTAAACCTGGGCGAGGTAACTTATATTCCGGTTAGTGCTTTAAAAGGTGATAACATTGTTTATAAATCAGACAGGATCAACTGGTATGATGGCAAAAGCTTGTTGGACCATTTAGAGACCGTGAGCATTGCGGTAGATGACAGCGCCGACCACGCCCGCATGCCTGTGCAATGGGTAGTGCGCCCCCAAACAGAAGAATTACATGACTACCGCGGCTACGCAGGTCGTATTTTAAGTGGCTCGTTCCATGTAAACGATAAAATTACCGTGTTGCCTTCGGGATTTAGCTCCTCTATCAGTAAAATTGAAATTTTTGATCAGCAACCATCGGAGGCTTCGGCAGGGCAATCGGTTACTTTGCATTTGAAAGACGAGATCGATATCAGCCGCGGTGATACTCTGGTTAACGCCGAGCATCACCCCAAGGTATCACAACTGATTGAGGCCGACCTGTGCTGGATGGATACCAAACCTATGGATACCTCGCTGACCTACCTGGTGCAGCATAACAGCAAAACAACACGTTGCCGAATATATGAGGTATTATATAAAGTAAATATCAATACCCTGGAACAAGTTGCTGCCGATAGCTTTAACCTGAACGATATTGGCCGCATTGTAATTAAAACCGCCGAGGCTTTGGCCTTTGACCCCTACCAGGAAAACAAAGCAAATGGTGGCGCTATTATAATTGATAGCCGTACCAACCTAACTGTTGGGGCACTGATGTTCAGAAATATAGCGGATTAA
- a CDS encoding L-threonylcarbamoyladenylate synthase, giving the protein MLIKIYPENPNEKSIDQVVQILKRGGLIIYPTDTVYGLGCDITNPKAIDAICKIRHIKPEKANFSFICYDLSHISDYIKPIDNATYRVLKKALPGPFTFIFNANSHVPKLLSSNKKTVGIRVPDNNIAREIVKALGNPILSSSIRDEDEIIEYSTDPELIHEKYEGLVDLVIDGGYGDNVPSTVVDCTTGDFEIIREGKGDLELYL; this is encoded by the coding sequence ATGCTAATAAAAATTTATCCTGAAAACCCTAATGAAAAATCTATCGATCAGGTTGTACAGATTTTAAAAAGAGGGGGCCTCATTATTTATCCTACTGATACCGTGTATGGCCTTGGTTGTGATATTACCAATCCAAAAGCCATTGACGCCATTTGTAAAATAAGGCACATCAAACCAGAAAAGGCAAATTTCTCGTTTATCTGTTACGATCTGAGCCATATCTCCGATTATATAAAACCAATTGATAACGCCACCTACCGGGTTTTAAAAAAAGCCTTGCCAGGGCCTTTCACTTTTATATTCAACGCCAACAGCCATGTACCCAAGCTATTAAGCTCCAATAAAAAAACGGTTGGTATCCGCGTGCCCGATAATAACATAGCCCGCGAAATTGTAAAGGCTTTAGGCAACCCTATCCTATCAAGCTCCATCAGGGACGAAGACGAGATTATTGAATACAGCACCGACCCCGAACTGATACACGAAAAGTACGAAGGGCTTGTTGATTTGGTAATTGATGGTGGCTACGGCGATAATGTCCCATCTACAGTAGTTGATTGTACTACCGGCGATTTTGAAATTATCCGCGAAGGTAAGGGAGATTTGGAGTTGTATTTGTGA
- a CDS encoding YceI family protein produces MATTKWVLDPMHSEVQFKIKHLVISTVTGSFKKFEGSVETEGDTFEGATVEFALDVDSIDTNQEQRDGHLKSAEFFDAEKYPKISFKSTSLEKVDDEDYKLNGDLTIKDVTKPVSLDVEFGGTATDFYGNLKAGFEIKGKINRKEFGLVWDGVTEAGSIVLGEDVKLTINVQFAKQA; encoded by the coding sequence ATGGCAACTACAAAATGGGTATTAGACCCAATGCACTCCGAAGTACAGTTTAAAATTAAACACCTTGTAATTTCGACAGTAACAGGCTCTTTTAAAAAATTTGAAGGCTCAGTAGAAACTGAAGGCGATACCTTTGAAGGTGCAACTGTTGAATTTGCATTAGATGTGGATAGTATCGACACTAACCAGGAACAACGCGACGGTCACTTAAAATCGGCTGAATTTTTTGATGCTGAAAAATACCCTAAGATTAGCTTTAAATCAACTTCGCTTGAAAAAGTTGACGATGAAGATTATAAATTAAACGGCGACCTGACCATTAAAGATGTAACTAAACCGGTATCACTGGATGTTGAATTTGGCGGAACAGCTACCGATTTTTATGGTAACTTAAAAGCTGGTTTTGAAATTAAAGGTAAAATTAACCGTAAAGAGTTTGGCTTGGTTTGGGATGGTGTTACAGAAGCTGGCTCAATTGTTTTAGGCGAAGATGTGAAACTAACCATTAACGTACAATTTGCAAAACAAGCTTAA